From Halopelagius inordinatus, a single genomic window includes:
- a CDS encoding DUF2243 domain-containing protein, translated as MSDRSTTREERPPGAVRRRGLLAAGVFGFGFSGLIDVLVLHHVLQWHHLVSGLYPMNTLSGLRVNVFADGLFSIGMVTIMGVGAGLLWQSERRADEPLAVRPLAGTAIIGLGVFDVYDAVVDHAILGLHQPLGPGGQPLSLGGRYNVHWLAVSLLFVLAGYYVYRTGTRNRKHDATERR; from the coding sequence ATGAGCGACCGATCGACCACGAGAGAAGAGCGACCACCCGGAGCGGTGAGGCGACGAGGACTCCTCGCGGCGGGCGTGTTCGGATTCGGATTCAGCGGACTGATCGACGTGCTCGTCCTGCATCACGTTCTCCAGTGGCACCACCTCGTCTCCGGACTCTATCCGATGAACACGCTGAGTGGCCTCCGAGTGAACGTGTTCGCAGACGGGCTGTTCTCGATAGGGATGGTGACCATCATGGGCGTCGGAGCGGGCCTCCTCTGGCAGTCCGAACGGCGGGCAGACGAACCGTTGGCTGTGCGACCTCTGGCCGGAACCGCGATAATCGGTCTCGGGGTGTTCGACGTCTACGACGCCGTCGTCGACCACGCCATCTTGGGCCTCCACCAACCTCTCGGCCCGGGTGGCCAGCCCCTGTCGCTCGGCGGTCGATACAACGTTCATTGGCTCGCGGTCAGCCTCCTGTTCGTGCTCGCCGGATACTACGTCTACAGAACGGGGACGCGGAACCGAAAGCACGACGCGACGGAGCGTAGGTGA